The Acetomicrobium flavidum genome window below encodes:
- a CDS encoding flagellar brake protein has translation MDKLLSILLEERISSKVVINVTSGLYKGSYPSRIEDVKDNLVAVSHPLFKNALVPLYRDTILELVMYEKQPPTMIPMKVLRRSMSGNVSLLWLVPAGNPVKIQRRRYARVQCNVDILFFPLSLEEMFPMVGRWEKASCVDISLGGMRLRTKMKEMGLDVGHRVYLWVNLSSENIFLISNIARIVDEGVFREMGLQFEGYPRFVEKRLIRFIRDKELRNAGDGLHD, from the coding sequence TTGGACAAGTTGCTGTCTATCCTCTTGGAAGAAAGAATCAGCTCTAAGGTCGTAATAAATGTCACATCGGGCTTATATAAGGGCAGTTATCCTTCAAGGATCGAGGATGTCAAAGATAATCTGGTAGCTGTCTCTCATCCACTTTTTAAGAATGCGCTTGTGCCATTATATAGGGATACCATCTTAGAGCTGGTGATGTACGAGAAACAGCCGCCGACGATGATTCCAATGAAGGTCTTGCGCAGGAGCATGAGCGGCAACGTCTCGTTATTGTGGCTTGTCCCTGCGGGAAACCCCGTCAAGATCCAAAGGCGAAGGTACGCCAGAGTCCAGTGTAATGTTGATATTTTGTTCTTCCCGCTTTCACTGGAGGAAATGTTTCCTATGGTTGGTCGCTGGGAAAAAGCTAGCTGCGTCGACATTAGTTTGGGCGGCATGAGATTGAGGACGAAAATGAAAGAGATGGGCTTGGATGTGGGCCATAGAGTGTATTTATGGGTAAACTTGAGCAGTGAAAATATTTTTTTAATATCCAATATCGCTCGTATTGTAGATGAAGGAGTTTTTCGCGAAATGGGGTTGCAATTTGAAGGTTATCCCCGCTTTGTTGAAAAAAGGCTCATCAGATTCATAAGGGATAAAGAATTAAGAAATGCAGGTGACGGGCTTCATGATTAA
- a CDS encoding protein-glutamate methylesterase/protein-glutamine glutaminase: MIKQIKVLVVDDSAFMRKVISDLLEEDPHIKVIDRARNGKEAVEKVIKLQPDVVTLDVEMPQMDGLAALREIMRLKPTPVIMVSSLTRQGAETTIKALALGAIDFVTKPSGTISLDMKTVAQELREKVIAAASVAVEKLTGVAVLPMIEVKKAPITRKGQVELVAIAASTGGPRAIQRILEKIETTSIAPIVIVQHMPKGFTKSFAERLNEVSKLEVVEGYDNLPLKPGMAVVAPGGSHLIVEYNKMRQLVSRLSDMPPLHSVKPAADFLFLSVADTVGGASLGVILTGMGRDGAEGAKAIRQKGGYVIAESSETCVIYGMPKAAVESGGVDEVLPLDVIPERLEEMAVIRQKQ, encoded by the coding sequence ATGATTAAGCAGATAAAGGTATTAGTCGTCGATGATTCGGCTTTCATGCGCAAGGTCATCTCCGATTTATTGGAAGAGGATCCCCACATTAAAGTAATAGACAGGGCTAGAAATGGGAAAGAGGCAGTTGAAAAAGTTATTAAATTGCAACCTGATGTGGTTACGCTTGACGTCGAAATGCCGCAGATGGATGGGCTTGCTGCCTTGAGGGAAATAATGCGCCTTAAGCCCACCCCCGTCATCATGGTAAGCAGCCTTACGCGTCAGGGAGCGGAAACGACCATAAAAGCTCTGGCTTTGGGTGCGATCGACTTCGTGACCAAGCCCTCGGGTACCATATCATTGGACATGAAGACAGTAGCTCAAGAACTCAGAGAAAAGGTCATTGCTGCTGCTTCTGTCGCGGTTGAGAAGCTTACAGGCGTTGCTGTCTTGCCGATGATAGAGGTAAAAAAAGCACCAATTACAAGGAAAGGCCAAGTGGAATTGGTTGCTATTGCAGCGTCTACGGGAGGGCCTCGGGCTATACAGAGAATATTAGAAAAAATAGAAACTACATCTATAGCACCAATAGTTATCGTTCAGCACATGCCCAAGGGCTTTACCAAGAGCTTTGCGGAGAGATTAAACGAGGTCTCTAAACTTGAGGTAGTAGAAGGATACGACAATTTACCATTGAAGCCCGGTATGGCGGTAGTTGCCCCAGGGGGTAGTCATCTTATAGTAGAATACAATAAGATGAGACAGTTGGTATCTCGTTTATCGGACATGCCTCCACTTCATTCGGTTAAGCCCGCTGCGGATTTCTTGTTTTTAAGCGTGGCCGACACTGTCGGTGGAGCATCTTTAGGTGTAATACTTACGGGCATGGGGCGAGATGGGGCCGAAGGGGCAAAGGCAATTCGACAAAAGGGAGGTTACGTAATAGCGGAATCGAGCGAGACCTGCGTGATATACGGGATGCCTAAGGCAGCGGTAGAATCTGGTGGTGTGGATGAGGTTCTTCCGCTTGATGTCATACCTGAACGCTTAGAGGAGATGGCCGTAATAAGGCAAAAGCAATAA
- a CDS encoding MinD/ParA family protein yields MKKKDQAFELRNLKRKIAGGIKTYTVASGKGGVGKTSLSVNLALALGSMGIRTIVLDGDLGLANVDVMFGMYPKYHLGHVISGEKKLSEILVSVQENVYILPGGTGLQDMADLDMTKQVKLIEEFSSLEEYGNVLLIDTGAGIHRSIVVFAIASDSLILVTSPDPTAIRDCYGLLKAVSLSAAASPEVHLIINMAKSNKEALEIASRLQFTARDFLDINLNMAGYILRDPHVEEAVKIGIPFIIADPNCEASKCVIQIARKIFNLENEEGIEEVPTGRGIKAFCMRLLRQLQLR; encoded by the coding sequence ATGAAAAAGAAAGATCAAGCCTTCGAATTAAGGAATTTAAAGAGAAAGATCGCCGGTGGCATAAAGACTTATACGGTAGCAAGCGGCAAGGGCGGGGTTGGCAAAACAAGCCTGTCGGTCAACCTGGCTTTGGCCCTGGGAAGCATGGGAATTCGGACAATAGTGCTTGATGGTGATCTTGGCCTTGCAAATGTGGATGTCATGTTTGGGATGTATCCGAAATACCATCTAGGACATGTAATAAGCGGTGAAAAGAAGCTGTCGGAAATACTTGTCTCGGTACAGGAGAACGTGTACATATTGCCTGGAGGGACAGGTTTACAGGACATGGCAGACCTAGATATGACAAAACAAGTTAAATTGATCGAGGAGTTTTCATCTTTGGAAGAATATGGCAATGTCTTGTTAATTGATACGGGCGCGGGGATACATCGTTCCATAGTGGTATTTGCTATCGCCTCCGATTCATTGATCCTCGTTACCTCGCCTGACCCCACTGCAATCAGAGATTGTTACGGCTTGCTTAAGGCGGTGTCTCTGAGTGCCGCTGCGTCACCGGAAGTGCATCTTATAATCAATATGGCCAAATCAAACAAAGAGGCCCTCGAGATTGCATCGAGGCTTCAATTCACTGCAAGGGATTTTTTGGACATAAATCTCAATATGGCTGGTTATATCTTAAGAGATCCCCATGTTGAGGAGGCCGTGAAAATAGGAATACCTTTTATCATCGCAGACCCGAATTGTGAAGCTTCAAAGTGCGTCATTCAGATTGCACGAAAGATCTTTAACCTAGAAAATGAAGAAGGGATTGAAGAGGTTCCTACTGGCAGAGGAATTAAGGCTTTTTGCATGCGACTTTTGAGACAACTCCAATTGAGGTGA
- a CDS encoding flagellar biosynthesis protein FlhF, translated as MRVVKQIIYEVDAESEAFEKARKKLGPEAVVLSSVPVKRGGFLGLFKKRKYIVTAGILEDDEAQEKLEQGKRDRLIAFQKLLEGASTTSFDVALNKDSNNFSDVLELSNEAVALSHKPIEEKDRYNQKQSPETLAPLGSDNIYEGLMQSGFDPLIAMEIVKEYANIKEDKSLDEFLADHTLVTGKDFISALGGKRAMFIGPTGVGKTTTIAKLAAIFALWHKRKVLLLGADTYRIAAVEQLRTYAGILEVPMEVVSNAGDVERALSNHDAEIVLADLPGGSQNDLLRLEEYRKVYEALRPDCVHLLIAANLSYPTMADVMEKLNVVPYNAIIFTKLDEAPSLGSLFRLIKTYKVPLSYITTGQDVPRDIEVALPLRLARLALGLETLRQTRV; from the coding sequence ATGCGGGTCGTCAAACAGATAATTTATGAGGTGGATGCGGAAAGTGAGGCCTTTGAGAAGGCCAGAAAAAAGCTTGGTCCCGAAGCCGTCGTCTTATCAAGCGTCCCGGTTAAACGTGGGGGATTTTTAGGGTTGTTTAAAAAACGGAAATATATTGTGACTGCAGGTATTTTGGAGGACGATGAAGCACAGGAAAAGCTTGAACAAGGAAAGCGCGATCGCTTAATCGCCTTTCAGAAGTTGCTTGAGGGCGCATCGACTACTTCCTTTGATGTAGCATTAAATAAAGACTCAAATAACTTTTCAGATGTCCTTGAATTATCCAACGAGGCTGTTGCTTTATCGCATAAGCCGATCGAAGAAAAGGATAGATATAATCAGAAGCAATCCCCTGAAACCCTGGCCCCGCTTGGAAGTGATAACATTTACGAAGGATTGATGCAAAGCGGTTTCGACCCCCTTATCGCTATGGAAATAGTTAAGGAATATGCAAACATCAAGGAGGATAAATCCCTCGACGAATTTCTGGCCGATCACACCTTGGTGACGGGCAAGGATTTCATCTCAGCCTTAGGTGGCAAAAGGGCCATGTTCATAGGCCCTACGGGTGTGGGCAAAACCACCACCATAGCCAAGCTCGCAGCCATATTTGCCCTTTGGCATAAAAGAAAAGTCTTGCTCCTTGGGGCCGATACCTATCGCATAGCTGCAGTGGAGCAATTGCGCACATATGCAGGCATACTGGAGGTGCCCATGGAAGTTGTCTCGAACGCCGGCGACGTGGAGAGGGCTTTAAGTAATCACGATGCCGAGATTGTGTTGGCAGACCTCCCGGGAGGGAGCCAAAACGATCTCCTACGACTGGAAGAGTATCGCAAGGTTTATGAGGCCCTGCGTCCTGATTGTGTCCATCTTTTAATAGCGGCTAATCTTTCTTATCCTACCATGGCAGATGTCATGGAAAAGCTTAATGTGGTTCCTTACAATGCTATCATATTTACGAAGTTGGATGAGGCCCCTTCGCTGGGAAGTTTATTTAGGTTGATCAAGACCTACAAAGTACCTTTATCATACATTACTACAGGACAAGACGTGCCGAGAGATATAGAAGTGGCCTTACCCCTTCGACTTGCAAGGCTTGCTTTAGGCTTGGAGACGTTAAGACAAACAAGGGTTTAA
- the flhA gene encoding flagellar biosynthesis protein FlhA codes for MGTAREGTSDKKRILRFADVTMAVLVVLIVGMMIIPMPTRLLDVLLSLNITFAVVTLLSTFYVKEALEIAAFPTILLLATLYRLALNVSTTRLILLNGYAGEVVLAFGNFVVGGNYVVGAVVFLILVVIQFIVITKGAERVAEVAARFTLDGMPGKQMAIDADLNSGLIDEAEARQRRARIQREADFYGAMDGASKFVKGDAIAGLIITVINILGGLAIGVLQRGVPASQALQIYGLLTVGDGLVAQIPALIFSTATGVIVTRAAGEASLGMDLINSLVSNHKPLLISAGMLFLLAIVPGLPFLPFATIGGLLAFLGYRMIKEKKRIEERPKEQAPQQAKAPQATPESVLPLMTVEPMELEIGYALIPLVDPSQGGDMLERISTIRRQMALDLGLIVPPIRIRDNIQLKPTEYVIKIRGVEIAKGELIPDHYLAINTSGTEETLVGIPTTEPTFGLKAFWISPEIREKAEELGFTVVDAPSVLATHLSETIKKYGADLLSRQDVQKLIDMVKENYSAVVEELMSVISLGEVQKVLQNLLRESIPVRDLVTIFEALADNARISRNVDFLTERVREALSRHITHRFKGDDGQITVMTLSPTWEQKIRESLKGDLLQGWQLQMDPKELNSMTSLIAKAAERMAMEGKFPVLLVHPDVRFIVRKIIENKLPDVHVVSYNEIEPGTKVRSLGMVE; via the coding sequence ATGGGCACAGCTAGGGAAGGGACCTCGGACAAAAAGAGAATATTGCGCTTCGCAGATGTGACAATGGCAGTATTGGTCGTGCTGATAGTCGGGATGATGATCATTCCAATGCCGACGAGGCTTTTGGATGTGCTTTTGTCCTTAAATATAACTTTTGCCGTAGTTACCCTGCTTTCGACCTTTTACGTCAAAGAGGCCCTGGAAATAGCGGCTTTTCCTACCATACTGCTGTTGGCCACGCTTTATAGGCTAGCCCTCAACGTCTCAACGACCAGACTAATTCTTTTAAACGGATACGCCGGAGAAGTGGTGTTGGCCTTTGGAAATTTCGTGGTAGGAGGAAACTACGTAGTGGGTGCGGTAGTGTTTTTGATATTGGTTGTCATCCAATTTATCGTGATAACCAAAGGAGCCGAACGGGTTGCTGAAGTTGCTGCCAGATTTACGCTCGACGGCATGCCGGGCAAACAGATGGCCATTGATGCAGATTTAAACTCAGGGCTCATCGATGAGGCGGAAGCAAGACAAAGGCGTGCTCGCATACAGCGAGAGGCTGACTTCTACGGAGCGATGGATGGTGCATCTAAATTCGTAAAAGGAGATGCGATAGCAGGGCTTATAATCACCGTCATAAATATATTGGGCGGTCTTGCTATCGGAGTCCTGCAGAGAGGCGTTCCCGCATCGCAGGCCTTGCAGATTTACGGCCTTTTGACCGTTGGAGACGGATTGGTTGCCCAGATACCTGCCCTTATTTTTTCCACTGCAACGGGTGTTATAGTGACACGGGCTGCAGGGGAAGCGAGCCTTGGTATGGACCTGATAAATTCGCTGGTATCAAACCATAAGCCTTTGTTGATCAGCGCCGGAATGCTCTTTCTTTTGGCGATAGTGCCGGGGCTTCCCTTTTTGCCCTTTGCCACGATTGGAGGACTTCTAGCCTTCTTGGGCTATCGTATGATCAAGGAAAAAAAGCGTATCGAGGAGAGGCCAAAGGAACAGGCGCCGCAGCAAGCCAAGGCCCCACAGGCTACGCCTGAAAGCGTGTTGCCGCTCATGACAGTGGAGCCTATGGAGCTTGAGATAGGCTATGCCCTCATACCCCTAGTGGACCCCTCTCAGGGCGGGGATATGCTTGAACGCATAAGCACCATAAGGCGGCAGATGGCGCTCGACCTGGGGCTTATAGTTCCACCTATAAGGATAAGAGACAACATTCAATTAAAGCCTACGGAATATGTGATTAAGATAAGGGGAGTGGAAATTGCAAAGGGAGAGCTGATCCCCGATCATTATTTGGCCATCAATACATCGGGCACAGAAGAGACCCTTGTGGGTATTCCTACCACGGAACCCACCTTTGGGCTTAAGGCCTTTTGGATATCTCCCGAAATTCGCGAAAAGGCCGAAGAATTGGGCTTTACCGTAGTTGACGCTCCGTCAGTGTTAGCCACGCATCTGTCGGAAACAATTAAAAAATATGGCGCTGACCTGCTTTCAAGACAGGACGTGCAGAAGCTCATAGATATGGTCAAAGAAAACTATTCTGCCGTGGTAGAGGAGCTTATGTCCGTGATATCTTTGGGCGAGGTCCAGAAAGTCCTTCAAAATTTGTTGCGCGAGTCCATACCCGTACGCGATTTAGTTACCATATTCGAAGCTTTGGCCGATAACGCCCGCATTTCAAGAAACGTAGATTTCCTTACGGAAAGGGTGAGAGAAGCCCTTTCCAGGCACATAACGCACAGGTTTAAGGGAGATGACGGTCAGATCACGGTGATGACGCTTTCGCCTACCTGGGAGCAAAAAATTAGAGAGTCCTTAAAGGGAGACCTGCTGCAGGGTTGGCAGCTGCAGATGGACCCAAAGGAATTAAACTCAATGACTTCCCTTATCGCTAAGGCCGCCGAGAGAATGGCCATGGAAGGCAAGTTTCCGGTGCTGCTTGTCCATCCTGATGTTAGGTTTATTGTGAGAAAGATCATCGAAAACAAGCTGCCTGATGTACATGTTGTTTCATATAATGAAATAGAACCGGGCACTAAGGTCAGATCTTTAGGGATGGTGGAATAG